GCAGGCGACTGTGGAGCCGTAGATTTTTAATATTAAGTTCCGTATTGTGCTTCGCACTCTTTTTATAGGTGCGCATCTGCCTTTTCGAACGCATGTGAGAAAAATGTGCACATTAGAAAAGGCAGCTATGCTGCATATAAGAACATTTTATGCAGGCGAATATGATTTATTTTTTATTCTTTTAAAATATTAAACCTAATTAATTAGTCTGTTTCAAAAGTTATCCACAGATTGTCCAACAATATAATTTCCTAAAGAATAAAAAAGGCTTATCTTAAAGTAGGATAAGCCTTTTTTGAATTATTATAGTTAGGAATTTTATTAGCTTCTTATTAATTATTGTTGATTTTTTGTTGGTTCAGAAATATTTTTTAGAGCTTCTTCTGCATTATTTTGCAAAGAAGGTTCTACTGAAATATCTCCAAGAGAAAGTATACCAACTAAATGATTATTTTCGATAATAGGTAATCTTCGTATTTGTTGCTCACTCATTATTTTTGCTGCATCATGAATATTCATGTTAGGATTTCCAGTAACAGGATTTGATGTCATAACATCTTTTATTTTTTGTTCATTTGAAAACCCACCTGGCGCTACAGATCTTAATGTAATATCTCTATCTGTAACTATTCCAACTAATTCTTCATTTTTGCATACTGGCACAGAACCTACATCAAATTGACTCATAATCTGGGCAGCTCTTTCAATAGAGTCTTCTGAATTTAAACTTACTATATCTTTTGACATTATATCTCTTACTATCATGAGATCACCTCCAAAGATATGCTTCCCAAATAATATGAATTTTATTAAACAGAATTTAATATTATTAGTTTAAAATGTCTTGAGTAAATGCGTCTAAATCAACATTAGCATTAATTCCGTTTATTTTTCCAGAATCAGTAAATTGATGTCCAATTCTGCTTGTCCAAATTGAATTAGATGGTAGATTTTTAAAGGCAGTATTATTATAATTTGCTTCCCATAATGGATAACTAGATAAACGTCCATCTAAGTTACTAATAAAATTAGAATACGTATAAATGCATATATTCATATTACTTATTCTTTTAAATTCATTTATAAACCTTACAGCATAATCAGAAACATTAAATCCAGAAGTTTCTATGTCTAAACAAGGCTTAAGATCACTTTTTTTATTTTTTATGTTGTTATAAAAATTTTGTGCTTGTGTTTCAGGAGCACTTGTCCCAACTAAAAAGTGATAAAAACCTGTTTTTATACCAACATTTTGAGCATTAGTATAATAAGTTGATAAATAAGGATCAACAAAAGTTGTGCCTTCAGTAGCTTTAATATATACATATTTCGTGCCAGAATATTTAACTTTACTAAAATCTATATTTCCATCATGATTACTAATATCTATAGCATATATCAAATTTGAGTTAGTAGATGCATTTGTATTGCTAGGAGTAGTATCAGTTTTTGAATTACTTGAAGAATTATTTGTATCTGAAGTTGATTTTTTTATAGCTTTTCCATCAGTTCCTATTATATAAGGGTCAACTGTTGTATTTGTAAGCATTTTTCCTGTGCTCATATCTAAATAATATAAATCTCCATTGGATGCTGTAAACCATCCTTTTTGCATAGAGCCATTATCTTTAAAATAGTACCAGACTCCATTAA
The window above is part of the Clostridium saccharoperbutylacetonicum N1-4(HMT) genome. Proteins encoded here:
- a CDS encoding CBS domain-containing protein; protein product: MIVRDIMSKDIVSLNSEDSIERAAQIMSQFDVGSVPVCKNEELVGIVTDRDITLRSVAPGGFSNEQKIKDVMTSNPVTGNPNMNIHDAAKIMSEQQIRRLPIIENNHLVGILSLGDISVEPSLQNNAEEALKNISEPTKNQQ